From a single Poecilia reticulata strain Guanapo linkage group LG2, Guppy_female_1.0+MT, whole genome shotgun sequence genomic region:
- the LOC103480962 gene encoding uncharacterized protein LOC103480962: MNWILLHVSLLVPAVQMSVLNGSTVDWTHSNLSLPTANTTRGEELTDQYPLNRTTTAAPQTGNLTLRVTSDPRTSTRQTSTRQTSTRQTSTRQTPQVKGPFPAWARVLLGSLAVLVLVTSGGVFCHFRHNFMRGYIKSIEVDSGQPFVLLPCRTNVRLPSDARVEWTDRHGNKVHVYQNHCTVPEKQIQFYRTRTEMSVDLLQTGDLSLTLKLPTGADTDTFTCCVYSRRKRILMKKQVQLEVKVHQVEVCSGADKVLLPCQTSAELFKSCKVEWKDSENRMVHVFQDGSDHLENQDRFYRNRTETNKDWTQTGDLSLTLKXLTYEDSNIYTCSVFSPEGIILYKKQVQLKVEDCQVEVEEGAESVRLPFKVAPELLKGARVVWWRYBPRPVVTVHAYRYLTDQLQEQDHRYRTRTKMNEDLPQTGDISLTLIRPGADATESYRCGVWRGTKLVAWTTVLLKFKGGVQDQDEDPGIRDRSDSIDMTPLMSAESNSSLFDTLT, from the exons atgaactGGATCCTCCTGCATG TGTCCCTACTGGTCCCTGCGGTCCAGATGTCGGTTCTGAACGGTTCTACGGTGGACTGGACCCACTCCAACCTCAGCCTGCCCACTGCCAACACAACACGGGGAGAAGAGCTGACGGATCAGTACCCGCTCAACAGAACCACAACCGCCGCTCCGCAGACAGGAAACCTGACCCTGcgcgtgacctctgacccaagAACTTCCACCAGGCAGACCTCCACCAGGCAGACCTCCACCAGGCAGACCTCCACCAGGCAGACAcctcaggtcaaag GGCCGTTTCCAGCGTGGGCCAGAGTCCTGCTGGGTTCTCtggcggttctggttctggtcactTCTGGAGgcgttttctgtcattttaggCACAACTTCATGAGAG gTTACATTAAAAGCATTGAGGTGGACTCCGGTCAGCCGTTTGTCCTGCTGCCCTGCAGGACCAACGTTCGCCTGCCAAGTGACGCCAGGGTGGAATGGACAGatcgccatggcaacaaggtCCATGTCTACCAGAACCACTGCACCGTCCCAGAGAAGCAGATCCAGTTCTACAGAACCAGGACGGAGATGAGCGTGGACCTGCTGCAGACGGGAGACCTGAGCCTGACGCTGAAGCTCCCCACAGGCGCAGACACGGACACCTTCACCTGCTGCGTCTACAGCCGCAGGAAACGCATCCTGATGAAGAAACAGGTTCagctggaggtcaaag TCCATCAGGTGGAGGTGTGTTCAGGTGCAGACAAAGTCCTGCTACCCTGCCAAACCTCAGCCGAGCTGTTCAAGTCTtgtaaagttgagtggaaggacaGTGAAAACCGGATGGTGCACGTGTTTCAGGACGGTTCTGACCATCTGGAGAACCARGACCGGTTCTACAGGAACCGAACGGAGACAAACAAAGACTGGACACAAACTGGAGACCTCTCTCTGACTCTGAAACWCCTCACCTAYGAAGACAGCAACATCTACACCTGCAGYGTCTTCAGCCCGGAGGGAATCATCCTGTACAAGAAGCAAGTTCAGCTCAAGGTCGAAG ACTGtcaggtggaggtggaggaagggGCGGAGTCAGTCCGGCTGCCGTTCAAAGTGGCGCCTGAACTCCTTAAAGGCGCCAGAGTTGTGTGGTGGCGCTACRACCCGAGACCGGTGGTGACTGTTCATGCTTATAGATACCTTACTGATCAGCTGCAAGAGCAGGACCATCGCtatagaaccagaaccaagatgAATGAAGACCTGCCGCAAACCGGAGACATCAGCCTGACCCTGATCCGACCCGGCGCCGACGCCACTGAGAGCTACAGGTGTGGCGTCTGGAGRGGAACAAAGCTGGTGGCGTGGACCACGGTTCTGCTCAAATTCAAAG GAGGAGTCCAGGATCAGGATGAAGATCCTGGAATCAGGGACAGAAGCGACTCCATCGATATGACTCCGCTCATGTCTGCTGAGTCAAACAGCTCATTATTTGACACTCTGACGTGA